A single window of Chloracidobacterium thermophilum B DNA harbors:
- the hisC gene encoding histidinol-phosphate transaminase, with translation MRTFDDLIKPSVRRLQAYTLTPHRVPIKLNQNENPFGIPPAIVAETLRRVAGRDWARYPDFVPTELQTALARFAGWQADGVVVGNGSNEIIQALLTILVAPGTPVVLSEPTFTVYRLMVEVLGGTVVNVPPRADFSYDIPAMLEAAHRTRAVAVILCSPNNPTGVTVDEPALRAFLTDFDGFVVVDEAYHEFCQQNFVPLLSDFPRLVVLRTFSKAMAMAGLRIGYGLMAPELATELGKAKLPYNVNFFSLAAAQVAVEMYADELRPLVERIIHERARVSAAMASFDRFRLLPSQANFHLLHTPHIPPRHLFEALLAWGVLIRDVSRYPLLGEYVRFNIGTPEENDALLAALQAIHPEAAA, from the coding sequence ATGCGGACGTTCGACGACCTCATCAAACCCTCGGTGCGGCGACTTCAGGCCTACACCCTGACGCCGCACCGCGTGCCCATCAAGCTCAACCAGAACGAAAACCCGTTTGGTATTCCCCCGGCCATCGTGGCGGAAACCCTCCGCCGGGTTGCCGGGCGGGACTGGGCGCGGTATCCCGACTTTGTTCCCACCGAACTGCAAACAGCACTGGCCCGGTTCGCCGGCTGGCAGGCAGATGGCGTCGTGGTCGGCAATGGCTCCAATGAAATCATCCAGGCGCTGCTGACGATTCTCGTTGCCCCCGGAACGCCGGTCGTCCTCAGTGAGCCGACGTTCACCGTTTACCGTCTGATGGTTGAAGTTCTGGGCGGCACGGTGGTCAATGTCCCGCCACGCGCCGACTTCAGCTACGACATCCCGGCCATGCTGGAAGCTGCCCACCGGACGCGCGCCGTGGCCGTGATCCTCTGCTCGCCCAACAATCCGACCGGCGTCACCGTTGACGAGCCGGCGCTGCGCGCCTTCCTGACGGACTTTGATGGCTTCGTCGTCGTGGACGAGGCCTACCATGAGTTCTGTCAGCAGAACTTCGTCCCGCTGCTGTCTGATTTTCCCCGGCTGGTTGTGCTGCGGACGTTTTCCAAGGCCATGGCCATGGCCGGGCTGCGGATTGGCTACGGGCTGATGGCGCCCGAACTGGCGACTGAACTGGGCAAAGCCAAACTGCCCTACAACGTCAACTTCTTTTCGCTGGCGGCAGCGCAGGTGGCCGTCGAAATGTATGCTGACGAGCTGCGGCCGCTCGTTGAGCGCATCATCCACGAACGGGCGCGTGTCAGCGCGGCGATGGCGTCCTTTGACCGTTTCCGGCTGCTGCCGAGTCAGGCGAATTTCCACCTGCTGCATACGCCCCACATTCCACCCAGGCACCTGTTTGAAGCCCTGCTGGCCTGGGGCGTGCTCATCCGGGATGTCAGCCGGTATCCGCTGCTTGGCGAATACGTCCGGTTCAACATCGGCACGCCGGAAGAAAACGACGCGCTGCTGGCTGCTTTGCAGGCCATTCACCCGGAAGCCGCCGCCTGA